In a single window of the Notamacropus eugenii isolate mMacEug1 chromosome 4, mMacEug1.pri_v2, whole genome shotgun sequence genome:
- the LOC140501394 gene encoding large ribosomal subunit protein uL23-like produces MAPKAKKEAVVPPKTEAKSKALKAKKAVLKGVHSHKKKKIRTSPTFQRPKTLRLRRQPKYPRKSAPRRNKLDHYAIIKFPLTTESAMKKIEDNNTLVFIVDVKANKHQIKQAVKKLYDIDVAKVNTLIRPDGEKKAYVRLAPDYDALDVANKIGII; encoded by the coding sequence ATGGCGCCGAAGGCGAAGAAGGAAGCCGTTGTCCCCcccaagacagaagccaagtccaaggccttgaaggccaagaaagcggtgttgaagggtgtccatagccacaaaaagaagaagatCCGAACGTCCCCCACCTTCCAGCGACCCAAGACACTAAGACTAAGAAGGCAGCCCAAATACCCTCGGAAAAGTGCCCCTCGGAGAAACAAGCTTGATCACTATGCCATCATTAAGTTTCCTTTGACCACTGAGTCTGCTATGAAGAAGATTGAGGACAACAACACCCTAGTTTTCATCGTGGATGTCAAGGCCAACAAGCATCAGATCAAGCAGGCAGTAAAGAAGCTGTATGACATCGATGTGGCCAAGGTCAACACGCTGATCCggcctgatggagagaagaaagcttaTGTCCGTCTTGCTCCAGACTATGATGCTTTGGATGTTgccaacaaaattggaatcatctAA